In Dolichospermum flos-aquae CCAP 1403/13F, the following proteins share a genomic window:
- a CDS encoding ABC transporter ATP-binding protein — translation MAKSHRLDKIAAYLRPYWRETVFGIIALLVVNGLGVYIPLLIRSGVDTLSKSFSFRQIIHYVVLIALLSSAMWMMRMASRIWIFGVGRQVEFDLKQRIFQHLLQLEPAYFTVNTPGDLISRATSDVDNIRRLVGFAVLSLANTFFAYTLTLPVMLSLSVELTLASLAVYPFMFLMVHFFSDRLRNEQTAVQEQLAEISELVREDMSGMALIKIYAQEDNERQAFSQKNEQLLTANLKLAKTRNTLFPLIGGLASLSSLIIIWLGTARISSGTLAIGDFLALLIYVERLIFPTALLGFTITAYQRGEVSIDRLETILSVTPKIQDTPDSIHLEVNKLKGELTAVNFSYTYPGVNTPVLEHLNFRIAPGEVVAIVGPVGSGKSTLANAFPRLLDIQPGQLFLDGLDVTKLAVSDLRGAIAYVPQDSFLFSTTVKNNIRYGDPVSAAEDVVYAAKMAQIDAEIQNFPQQYETLVGERGITLSGGQRQRTALARAMLIDAPILLLDDALSSVDNQTATQILTNLATGTKRKTVIFITHQLAAAATSDRILVMEQGKIVQTGHHSELVEQPGLYQNLWHQHQVEELLH, via the coding sequence ATGGCCAAATCTCACAGACTTGATAAAATCGCTGCTTATTTACGCCCCTATTGGCGCGAAACCGTCTTCGGTATTATTGCTTTATTAGTTGTCAATGGGCTGGGTGTATATATTCCTTTGTTAATCCGTTCAGGGGTAGATACTCTATCTAAGAGTTTTAGTTTTCGCCAAATCATCCATTATGTAGTCCTTATCGCCCTACTTAGTTCCGCTATGTGGATGATGCGAATGGCTTCTCGGATTTGGATATTTGGTGTGGGAAGACAGGTAGAATTTGACCTCAAACAGCGGATTTTTCAACATTTACTGCAATTAGAACCTGCTTATTTTACAGTTAATACTCCAGGGGATTTAATTAGTCGCGCTACCAGTGATGTAGATAATATTCGACGGTTGGTAGGTTTTGCTGTATTAAGTTTGGCAAATACTTTTTTTGCCTATACTCTGACATTACCAGTGATGTTGTCTCTGAGTGTGGAACTGACATTGGCATCATTAGCAGTGTACCCGTTCATGTTTCTGATGGTGCATTTTTTTAGCGATCGCTTGCGTAATGAACAAACCGCCGTCCAAGAACAACTTGCAGAAATTAGTGAACTGGTACGGGAAGATATGAGCGGTATGGCACTGATTAAAATCTATGCCCAAGAAGACAATGAGCGTCAAGCATTTAGTCAGAAAAATGAACAGCTATTAACCGCTAACCTCAAACTAGCTAAAACGCGCAACACCCTATTTCCGCTCATTGGTGGGTTAGCAAGTCTCAGTTCTTTGATTATTATTTGGTTAGGTACAGCCAGAATATCCTCTGGAACTCTTGCCATTGGTGATTTTCTGGCTTTGCTAATTTATGTAGAGCGATTAATTTTCCCTACCGCTTTATTAGGATTCACCATTACTGCTTACCAACGGGGTGAAGTCAGTATTGACCGTTTAGAAACTATTCTCAGTGTGACTCCCAAAATTCAAGACACACCAGATAGCATTCATTTGGAGGTTAACAAACTCAAAGGGGAACTGACAGCAGTAAACTTTAGTTACACCTACCCCGGCGTAAATACCCCAGTTCTAGAACATCTTAATTTTAGGATTGCTCCTGGGGAAGTAGTCGCTATTGTCGGTCCGGTTGGTTCAGGAAAATCAACCTTAGCGAATGCTTTCCCCAGATTATTGGATATTCAGCCAGGACAGTTGTTTTTAGATGGGTTGGATGTGACAAAACTAGCTGTGAGTGATTTACGCGGAGCGATCGCCTACGTACCACAAGATAGCTTTTTATTCAGTACCACCGTCAAAAATAATATCCGTTATGGTGATCCCGTCTCCGCCGCAGAAGACGTAGTTTACGCCGCCAAAATGGCGCAAATTGACGCAGAAATTCAGAATTTCCCCCAACAGTATGAAACCCTAGTGGGTGAGCGAGGAATTACCCTTTCTGGTGGACAAAGACAACGCACAGCTTTAGCAAGAGCAATGTTAATTGATGCCCCCATCTTGCTGTTGGATGATGCCCTATCCAGTGTAGACAATCAAACTGCTACACAAATCCTCACCAATCTGGCTACAGGGACAAAAAGAAAAACCGTAATTTTCATTACCCACCAACTTGCTGCTGCTGCCACATCTGACCGAATTTTGGTCATGGAACAGGGGAAAATCGTCCAGACTGGTCATCACTCAGAACTGGTAGAACAGCCTGGACTTTATCAAAATTTGTGGCATCAACACCAAGTAGAAGAACTATTACATTGA